Proteins encoded together in one Amphritea japonica ATCC BAA-1530 window:
- a CDS encoding ABC transporter ATP-binding protein, with protein sequence MPSIIRISGLTKTYQSGFTALQGVDLDIHRGEIFALLGPNGAGKTTLISIICGISSPSEGTVLADGFDIVKDYRAARSKIGLVPQELCSDAFENVWSAVSFSRGLFGKPSNPEYIEKLLRQLSLWDKKDAQMRELSGGMKRRVMIAKALSHEPEILFLDEPTAGVDVELRKDMWEMVRELREQGVTIILTTHYIEEAEEMADRIGVIRKGQILLVEEKQALMDKLGSKQLSVRLQQPITEIPDELSEFNLKLDQDGSNLSYCYDSRHESDGIARLLRKLTKLGLEIRDLNSSESSLEDIFVSLVQEGQ encoded by the coding sequence ATGCCATCAATTATCCGTATCAGTGGCCTGACTAAAACTTATCAATCCGGTTTCACTGCGCTTCAGGGGGTGGACCTGGATATTCACCGGGGTGAAATATTTGCTTTGTTAGGGCCCAATGGCGCAGGTAAAACTACTTTGATTAGTATTATCTGCGGCATTAGTAGTCCTTCGGAAGGGACTGTTCTGGCGGATGGTTTTGATATTGTTAAAGATTACCGAGCGGCTCGCAGTAAGATCGGTTTGGTACCTCAGGAACTGTGCAGTGATGCGTTTGAGAATGTCTGGTCTGCAGTCAGCTTCAGTCGAGGTTTATTTGGTAAACCTTCGAATCCTGAATACATTGAAAAACTCCTGCGCCAGCTCTCGCTATGGGATAAAAAAGATGCCCAGATGCGTGAGTTGTCAGGTGGCATGAAGCGCCGGGTGATGATTGCTAAAGCGCTGTCTCATGAACCTGAAATTCTCTTTCTTGACGAACCGACCGCCGGTGTCGATGTTGAGCTGCGTAAGGATATGTGGGAGATGGTTCGTGAACTGCGGGAGCAGGGTGTCACTATTATTCTGACGACTCACTATATAGAAGAAGCGGAAGAGATGGCTGATCGGATTGGTGTTATCCGGAAAGGTCAGATTTTGCTGGTAGAAGAGAAGCAGGCTCTGATGGATAAGCTTGGCAGTAAGCAGCTGAGTGTTCGCCTGCAGCAGCCTATTACTGAAATACCAGATGAACTGTCAGAGTTTAATTTAAAGCTGGATCAGGATGGCAGTAACCTTTCCTATTGTTATGACTCTCGACATGAGAGTGATGGTATCGCTCGCTTGTTACGTAAACTGACTAAGCTGGGACTGGAGATTCGTGATTTGAATTCAAGTGAAAGTTCTCTGGAAGATATCTTTGTCAGCCTGGTTCAGGAGGGGCAGTAA
- a CDS encoding AEC family transporter, with product MLTILSITAPIFLLILIGFVSTRGGIIPREALPGMSRFVLYLALPVLMFQKISQLDISQIIDLDYILVYAAGGLFSFVSVFAISRWMLKDSISFSGLKGFGSACPNSAFIGLPVMLQYFVDDAPTQAFAMVLIVENIILFPVAFALMETQGEAGSGLRKVVKTVISRLAKNPIIIAVLLGVLAVLTGFHAPGFLGRGMDLLAGAAAPVALIIIGGSLAGVAFSATFKDILMISGFKLLLQPLLVLCLVIFVVPDMDLVLKQAAVIFSASPMLSIYPIVGGQYGQQSYCSGVLMVTTILAFFSISIVLSLLYLI from the coding sequence ATGCTGACAATTCTGAGTATTACTGCGCCGATTTTTCTGCTGATTTTAATCGGTTTTGTTTCGACACGGGGCGGTATTATTCCTCGCGAAGCCTTGCCGGGGATGAGTCGATTTGTGCTTTATCTGGCGCTGCCAGTATTAATGTTCCAGAAGATATCGCAACTGGATATCAGTCAGATAATCGATTTAGATTACATCCTGGTGTATGCAGCAGGAGGCTTGTTTTCGTTTGTCTCAGTGTTTGCTATCAGCCGCTGGATGTTGAAGGACAGTATTAGTTTTTCGGGCCTTAAAGGCTTTGGCAGTGCCTGCCCTAATAGTGCGTTCATCGGCCTGCCGGTTATGTTGCAATATTTTGTTGATGATGCGCCGACTCAGGCGTTTGCGATGGTGTTAATAGTGGAGAATATTATTCTATTTCCTGTCGCGTTTGCATTGATGGAAACCCAGGGTGAAGCCGGTTCCGGGTTGAGAAAAGTAGTGAAAACAGTCATCAGTCGGTTAGCCAAAAATCCGATTATCATTGCTGTGCTTTTAGGGGTGTTGGCGGTATTAACAGGATTCCATGCGCCCGGTTTTCTGGGGCGGGGGATGGACCTTCTGGCAGGGGCTGCAGCACCGGTCGCATTGATCATTATTGGTGGGTCCCTGGCAGGAGTCGCCTTCAGTGCGACTTTCAAAGATATTCTTATGATCTCTGGTTTTAAACTGTTGCTTCAGCCGCTACTAGTACTGTGTTTAGTGATATTTGTCGTACCTGATATGGATTTGGTGCTGAAACAGGCCGCGGTTATTTTTTCTGCTTCCCCGATGCTTAGTATCTATCCCATTGTGGGTGGCCAGTACGGTCAACAAAGTTATTGCTCGGGTGTGCTAATGGTGACGACTATTCTTGCCTTCTTTAGCATCAGTATCGTGTTGAGCTTGCTATACCTGATATAA
- a CDS encoding flavin reductase family protein, translating into MDIDYSELSANKAYFTMTQSIIPRPVAWVLSENADGGHNLAPFSFFTAVCNDPPILMFSIGKKTDGTNKDTYNNIISRNRFVVHLAHSEQAEQLTQTSKELPVNESEVEHSGLSLVPFNNSSLPRVEGARIAMDCELYDVKEIGNGPHHLVFGRIKNLYIDDCAVELDSKDRMKIAADKIDPITRLGGSEYMTFGDIISISRS; encoded by the coding sequence ATGGATATTGATTACTCTGAGCTGTCTGCTAATAAAGCATACTTCACTATGACTCAGTCAATAATACCCCGGCCCGTTGCCTGGGTATTGAGTGAGAACGCTGATGGGGGCCACAACCTTGCCCCCTTTTCCTTTTTTACCGCGGTTTGCAATGACCCGCCCATTTTAATGTTTTCCATTGGTAAAAAGACCGATGGCACCAATAAAGACACCTATAACAATATAATCTCACGAAACAGGTTTGTGGTTCATCTGGCCCATAGCGAGCAAGCAGAACAGCTGACTCAGACTTCAAAAGAGTTACCAGTAAACGAATCCGAAGTAGAACACTCAGGGCTGTCACTCGTACCTTTCAACAATAGTTCGCTACCCCGAGTCGAAGGAGCACGCATCGCGATGGATTGTGAGCTTTACGATGTCAAAGAGATAGGTAATGGACCACACCATTTAGTATTTGGTCGAATCAAAAACCTCTATATTGATGACTGTGCTGTTGAACTTGACTCTAAAGATCGCATGAAGATCGCTGCTGATAAAATCGACCCTATTACACGCCTAGGTGGCTCTGAATATATGACGTTTGGAGATATTATTTCAATCAGCCGTAGCTGA
- a CDS encoding IS5 family transposase, with the protein MDHQLSFADSEFNSKRRQTRKEKFLGRMEKLIPWQRLESVIEPYYPKAGNGRKPYPLSTMLRIHCLQQWYSMSDPAMEDALYEIASMRLFAGLSLDGAIPDHTTIMNFRHLLERYGLARKIFQEVSIWLNEAGVLVKEGTLLDAMIIETPTSTKNKAGERDPEMHQTKKGNQWYFGMKAHIGVDARTGLTHSFTTTAANELDLNQAEHLLHGKEQFIFADSGYRGAEKREELKATKADWQIAEIPSKVKALKKHPRINKIPLKTEYLKASIRAKVEHPFRIIKCQFGFTKARYRGLMKNDSKLAILFALANIARVDQMMRA; encoded by the coding sequence ATGGATCACCAACTTTCTTTCGCTGACAGCGAGTTCAACAGTAAACGCCGCCAAACCCGCAAAGAAAAGTTTCTCGGTCGCATGGAAAAGCTGATTCCCTGGCAGCGACTGGAATCAGTGATTGAGCCTTACTATCCAAAGGCTGGAAATGGTCGAAAGCCTTATCCATTATCTACTATGCTCCGCATCCACTGCTTGCAGCAGTGGTATAGCATGAGTGATCCTGCCATGGAGGATGCGCTTTATGAGATCGCATCCATGCGTTTATTCGCAGGCCTCTCATTGGATGGCGCAATACCCGATCACACCACTATCATGAACTTCCGTCACTTATTGGAGCGGTATGGCTTGGCCCGCAAGATTTTCCAAGAGGTTAGCATTTGGTTGAACGAAGCTGGTGTGTTGGTAAAAGAAGGTACGTTACTGGATGCGATGATCATTGAAACGCCTACTTCCACTAAGAACAAAGCGGGTGAACGTGATCCTGAAATGCACCAAACCAAGAAGGGCAATCAATGGTACTTCGGAATGAAAGCGCATATTGGTGTTGATGCCAGAACAGGACTTACACATAGCTTCACGACGACTGCTGCTAATGAGCTCGATCTCAACCAAGCCGAACATCTTCTTCATGGCAAAGAGCAATTTATTTTCGCTGACAGTGGTTATCGTGGCGCTGAGAAGCGTGAAGAACTCAAAGCAACGAAGGCCGACTGGCAGATTGCTGAAATCCCCAGCAAGGTTAAAGCACTGAAGAAACATCCACGCATCAATAAGATTCCATTAAAAACAGAGTACCTTAAAGCCAGCATACGGGCCAAGGTTGAGCATCCGTTTCGGATCATCAAATGCCAATTCGGTTTTACCAAGGCTCGTTATCGTGGGCTGATGAAGAACGATAGCAAACTGGCAATACTATTTGCTCTGGCCAACATTGCTCGTGTGGATCAAATGATGCGAGCGTAG
- a CDS encoding universal stress protein, which produces MPFNEQILVVINPEKDEQVALDRAIRISESLGACITVLVRKKHAIPKLMETLDQKLNTAVKKGIAVSVVISNERNWLGALTCTLREKNFGLVIKELHAPSLSDHVFLPDDWKLMRNTNQPVLLVRAGNIMDQQPVLLCVNAAASDAEHLLLNERILKEGRFIAEAVNAPMHLVSAFPSQMQDGDKSLQVPALQEAQYRAGCRRLLGEMELPESQIHVDQGPAELLIPQVVEEIGAHLVVIGTVARLGLQGFLLGNTAEQVLHRLRTDVLVDVLVLPQS; this is translated from the coding sequence ATGCCGTTTAATGAGCAGATCCTAGTTGTGATCAACCCAGAAAAAGATGAGCAGGTAGCATTAGACAGAGCTATCCGAATCAGTGAAAGCTTGGGTGCTTGCATTACTGTGTTGGTACGAAAGAAGCATGCGATACCTAAGCTAATGGAGACGCTAGATCAGAAGCTTAATACCGCTGTTAAGAAGGGGATCGCTGTTTCAGTGGTGATAAGTAATGAACGTAATTGGCTCGGAGCGTTGACGTGCACCTTGCGGGAGAAAAACTTTGGGCTAGTGATCAAAGAGCTGCATGCACCAAGTCTCAGCGATCATGTTTTTTTACCGGATGATTGGAAATTGATGCGAAACACTAATCAGCCAGTGTTGCTAGTACGTGCAGGTAATATTATGGATCAACAGCCAGTATTACTCTGCGTAAATGCTGCAGCGTCAGATGCCGAACACCTGTTGCTAAATGAACGAATCCTGAAAGAGGGGAGATTTATTGCTGAGGCGGTTAATGCTCCTATGCATCTGGTTAGCGCGTTCCCATCTCAAATGCAGGATGGTGATAAGAGTTTACAGGTACCCGCATTGCAAGAGGCTCAGTATCGGGCAGGCTGTCGCCGTCTCTTGGGTGAGATGGAGTTGCCAGAGAGTCAAATCCATGTTGATCAAGGCCCGGCTGAGCTCCTCATCCCACAAGTGGTGGAAGAGATCGGTGCCCATTTGGTGGTGATTGGTACGGTGGCACGTCTGGGGCTCCAGGGATTTTTGTTGGGAAATACCGCAGAACAGGTCTTACACCGTCTCCGCACAGATGTATTAGTAGACGTATTGGTGTTGCCTCAATCTTAG
- a CDS encoding efflux RND transporter permease subunit — protein MSHLSSQMVKTLLKPGNVGEPFVERLFFNHRPVLMFLFLAATLFFGYQASQVRPDANFEKMIPTYHPYIANYLNHKDDLKGLGNVVRISVESTEGDIYTAEFQSLFKQIHDELFYIPGIDRAALKSIWSPSVRWTEVTEEGLAGGPVIAATYNGSDEELEKLRSSVRKSGQVGALVANNFRSALIYAPLLDINPETGEPIDYQVFSERLETLVRDKYQSESVKIHITGFVKVVGDLIDGAGKVVVFFAMALVITLILLYAYSRCVRSTLVPLFCSVIAVVWQLGLLKTLGYGLDPYSMLMPFLVFAIGVSHGVQIINAIAHESTTGAGKELAARRAFRALYIPGIIALVSDGAGFASLMVIEIAVIQDLAVAASLGVAVIILTNLILLPVLMSYVGVRQRSGNTEPQAGDEQSNARIWHLLSGCTQKPQALVLIVLALGLSVLGLYESKGLKIGDLDAGAPELRPDSRYNLDNAFISENYATSTDIFVVMVQTAKDKCSDYRTLDAIDQLQWRLQQIPGVQSARSLVDETKQIMAGYNEGNIKWYSLNRNQALLDQASVYASPSSFNADCSLTPVMIYLNDHKAVTLQSVVTEAESFINEFKDVEDITFKLAAGNAGITAATNIVIEKAQYQMLFWVYSVVGILCLLTFRSFRTVLCILLPLALTSLLCQALMARLGIGVKVATLPVIALGVGIGVDYGIYIYSKLQAYLNAGQDLREAYFNTLKTTGKAVAFTGLTLGIGVGTWVLSPIKFQADMGILLTFMFVWNMVGALVLLPALAAMLIKRTPMDRA, from the coding sequence ATGAGTCATCTAAGTTCTCAAATGGTAAAGACGCTGTTGAAACCTGGCAATGTAGGTGAGCCTTTTGTCGAGCGTCTGTTTTTTAACCATCGGCCAGTTCTGATGTTCCTTTTTCTTGCGGCGACTCTCTTTTTTGGTTATCAAGCCAGTCAAGTGCGCCCGGACGCTAATTTCGAAAAAATGATCCCTACCTACCACCCCTATATCGCCAACTATCTCAATCATAAGGACGATCTCAAGGGCTTAGGTAATGTGGTTCGTATTTCCGTAGAATCTACTGAGGGTGATATTTATACCGCAGAGTTCCAAAGTTTATTTAAGCAGATTCATGATGAACTGTTTTATATTCCTGGTATTGATCGTGCAGCACTGAAGTCAATCTGGTCTCCGTCGGTGCGCTGGACAGAAGTTACCGAGGAGGGACTGGCTGGCGGACCGGTGATCGCAGCTACTTACAATGGCTCTGATGAAGAACTTGAAAAACTCAGGAGTAGTGTTCGTAAATCTGGTCAGGTAGGTGCGCTGGTCGCAAATAATTTTCGATCGGCACTGATCTACGCCCCGTTGTTGGACATCAATCCGGAAACCGGTGAGCCTATCGACTACCAAGTGTTCTCTGAGCGTCTGGAAACTCTTGTGCGAGACAAGTATCAGAGCGAGTCGGTAAAGATTCATATTACGGGCTTTGTTAAGGTGGTTGGTGATTTGATTGATGGCGCGGGAAAGGTGGTGGTGTTTTTCGCCATGGCGCTAGTCATTACTTTGATATTGCTCTATGCATATTCACGCTGTGTTCGTAGTACTTTGGTTCCGCTTTTTTGTTCGGTGATTGCCGTGGTTTGGCAATTGGGATTGCTCAAAACCCTGGGCTACGGTTTAGATCCTTATTCCATGCTGATGCCTTTCCTGGTATTTGCTATTGGTGTGAGTCACGGTGTGCAGATCATCAATGCTATAGCTCATGAAAGCACCACAGGTGCAGGTAAAGAACTGGCCGCTCGCCGCGCCTTTAGGGCTCTTTATATCCCAGGCATCATTGCCCTTGTTTCTGACGGGGCAGGGTTTGCCTCTCTAATGGTAATTGAAATTGCGGTAATACAGGATTTAGCAGTTGCTGCATCACTGGGTGTGGCAGTGATTATCTTGACGAACCTGATTTTGTTGCCGGTGTTGATGTCCTATGTCGGTGTTCGGCAACGCTCGGGGAATACAGAGCCGCAGGCCGGTGACGAGCAGAGCAATGCTCGAATCTGGCATCTTCTGTCAGGCTGTACACAGAAGCCACAAGCGTTGGTGCTTATAGTGCTGGCCTTGGGGTTGAGTGTCTTAGGCCTGTACGAAAGTAAGGGGCTTAAGATTGGTGATCTGGATGCCGGTGCTCCAGAGCTTCGCCCCGATTCCCGTTACAATTTAGATAATGCCTTTATCTCTGAAAACTACGCTACTAGCACTGATATTTTTGTGGTGATGGTGCAGACTGCTAAGGATAAGTGCTCTGACTATCGCACACTGGATGCCATTGACCAGCTGCAATGGCGACTGCAGCAGATCCCCGGTGTACAGTCGGCCCGCTCCTTGGTAGATGAGACCAAGCAGATTATGGCTGGTTACAATGAGGGTAATATCAAGTGGTACAGCCTCAACCGAAATCAGGCGCTGCTTGATCAGGCTTCAGTCTACGCATCCCCCAGCAGTTTCAACGCCGACTGTAGCTTGACGCCGGTTATGATATACCTCAATGATCATAAGGCTGTAACTCTACAGTCTGTAGTGACTGAGGCAGAAAGCTTTATCAACGAATTTAAAGACGTTGAGGATATTACTTTTAAGTTAGCCGCAGGGAACGCTGGTATCACAGCTGCCACTAATATTGTTATTGAGAAGGCGCAGTACCAGATGCTGTTCTGGGTATACAGTGTGGTAGGTATACTCTGCCTACTAACTTTCCGCTCGTTCCGTACGGTTCTTTGTATCCTGTTACCCTTGGCTTTGACTTCGTTGTTGTGTCAAGCACTCATGGCTAGGCTTGGTATTGGTGTCAAGGTGGCGACCCTGCCGGTGATCGCTCTGGGAGTTGGTATTGGGGTCGATTACGGTATCTATATTTATTCTAAGTTACAGGCTTACCTTAATGCAGGTCAGGACTTGAGAGAAGCTTATTTTAATACGCTCAAGACGACTGGTAAGGCGGTTGCTTTCACTGGGCTTACTCTGGGTATTGGTGTTGGGACCTGGGTTTTGTCACCGATCAAGTTCCAGGCTGATATGGGGATACTGCTTACCTTTATGTTCGTCTGGAACATGGTGGGGGCATTGGTATTGTTACCTGCTTTGGCTGCTATGTTGATAAAACGTACGCCGATGGATAGGGCATAG
- a CDS encoding WD40/YVTN/BNR-like repeat-containing protein, producing the protein MLMFLAGFQCSSALAQGDALEEAATPSALVPRSLLLDIERVGNKLVAVGERGHIMLSNDQAASWTQALVPVRSTLTSSFFVDEQQGWVVGHDGVVLHSRDGGLNWTKQLDGHEANRLMRDHGQVLLTKIESVLATMTEQHEQLEAMQLKLEDLTIAVEDSESFLSEGASRPFLDIWFKNSREGFIVGAFGLILRTNDGGDHWTPWFDKLDNPDAFHLNAIQHIGDALYIAAEAGDIFRSDDWGQSWLRLESPYEGTFFGVVEAGEGNLIAYGLRGNAFISADKGASWAAIDTGTDAGLFGGARLAGGAVVLVGAGGTVLQLSSQGKLIQRSRSPYKLPLSAVLDNDADILTVGFGGVQSLILKKKQNGARP; encoded by the coding sequence ATGCTTATGTTCCTCGCGGGTTTTCAGTGTTCCTCTGCTTTGGCCCAGGGTGATGCGCTTGAAGAAGCGGCCACTCCTAGTGCTTTAGTTCCTCGCAGCCTTTTGTTGGATATTGAGCGGGTAGGTAATAAATTGGTTGCGGTCGGCGAGCGTGGACATATTATGCTTTCTAATGACCAGGCTGCTAGTTGGACTCAGGCTCTCGTTCCGGTACGGTCCACCCTAACCTCTAGTTTCTTTGTCGATGAGCAGCAAGGCTGGGTCGTCGGACATGATGGAGTGGTGTTGCACTCCCGTGACGGTGGTTTAAATTGGACAAAACAGTTGGATGGTCACGAGGCTAACCGTTTAATGCGTGATCATGGTCAGGTGCTGCTTACCAAAATAGAGTCTGTATTGGCGACAATGACAGAGCAACATGAGCAGTTGGAAGCGATGCAGCTGAAGCTTGAGGATCTCACCATTGCGGTTGAGGATTCAGAGAGTTTTTTATCCGAAGGTGCTAGTCGCCCCTTTCTTGATATATGGTTCAAGAATTCCCGTGAGGGCTTTATTGTAGGTGCTTTTGGTCTTATTTTGCGCACTAACGATGGTGGTGATCACTGGACCCCTTGGTTCGACAAGCTTGATAATCCTGACGCCTTTCATCTAAATGCAATCCAGCATATAGGCGATGCTCTCTATATTGCTGCTGAGGCTGGAGATATTTTTCGCTCCGATGACTGGGGGCAGAGCTGGCTAAGGCTTGAAAGTCCCTATGAAGGTACTTTCTTTGGTGTGGTTGAGGCGGGTGAAGGTAATTTGATCGCTTACGGACTACGGGGTAACGCCTTTATCTCCGCTGATAAGGGTGCATCTTGGGCTGCAATTGATACCGGTACTGATGCTGGCCTGTTTGGCGGGGCGCGTCTTGCGGGTGGGGCGGTGGTTTTGGTGGGTGCTGGCGGTACTGTGTTGCAGCTAAGCTCACAAGGCAAGTTAATACAACGTTCCCGGTCACCTTACAAACTTCCTCTTAGCGCTGTGCTAGATAACGATGCCGATATACTGACAGTGGGCTTTGGTGGCGTCCAGTCTTTGATCTTGAAGAAAAAGCAAAATGGAGCACGCCCATGA